The Flavobacterium piscisymbiosum genome includes a region encoding these proteins:
- a CDS encoding HD domain-containing protein: MTQINKLKIFNDPIYGFISIPNELIYDLIQHPYFQRLRRISQMGMSYLVYPGANHTRFHHALGCMHLMQKAVETLRFKGVAISSDEECALLIAILLHDIGHGPFSHAMEKSIVEDVNHEAISLLFMNQLNDEFEGKLSLAIQVFKGEYHRKFMLQLISSQLDMDRMDYLKRDSFYTGVAEGNVNSERLIQMMNVVDGVLVIEEKGIYSVEKFLLSRRLMYWQAYLHKTSLVAELILMNVLKRAKELTLKGINLPCSEPLLYFMQNRVTLEDFDAEKLDLFSQLDDFDIISALKAWQKQDDFVLSTLSKMLINRDLLKIKLSAEKISPEESQSLKEQFANTHHITQLEAGYFIFRGKIKNQAYSKEAEPIRILKKDKTIEDVVEASDQLNLKSLSKLVTKYYICFPKQLI, translated from the coding sequence GTGACTCAGATCAATAAGTTAAAAATATTCAATGATCCCATTTACGGGTTTATTTCTATCCCGAACGAACTTATTTACGACTTAATTCAGCATCCGTATTTTCAGCGTTTACGCCGTATTTCGCAAATGGGAATGTCGTATTTGGTTTATCCCGGAGCCAATCATACTCGTTTTCATCATGCTTTGGGTTGCATGCATTTAATGCAAAAAGCAGTTGAAACGCTTCGTTTTAAAGGAGTTGCTATTTCAAGCGATGAAGAATGTGCCTTGTTAATAGCTATTTTACTTCACGATATTGGTCATGGGCCGTTTTCACATGCAATGGAAAAAAGTATTGTCGAAGATGTCAACCACGAAGCTATTTCATTATTATTCATGAACCAGCTCAATGATGAATTTGAAGGGAAATTGAGTCTTGCAATTCAGGTTTTTAAAGGAGAATATCACAGAAAATTTATGTTGCAATTGATTTCAAGTCAGTTGGATATGGATCGAATGGACTATCTTAAACGCGATAGTTTTTACACCGGAGTTGCTGAAGGAAATGTCAATTCTGAACGTTTAATTCAGATGATGAATGTTGTTGATGGTGTTTTGGTAATTGAGGAAAAAGGAATTTATTCGGTAGAGAAATTTTTACTTTCAAGAAGATTAATGTACTGGCAGGCTTATTTGCATAAAACAAGTTTAGTTGCAGAGCTAATTTTGATGAATGTTCTAAAAAGAGCCAAAGAATTAACATTAAAAGGAATTAATTTGCCTTGCAGTGAGCCTCTTTTATATTTTATGCAAAATAGAGTGACTTTGGAAGATTTTGATGCTGAAAAATTGGATTTATTTTCTCAACTAGATGATTTTGATATTATTAGCGCTTTAAAAGCATGGCAAAAGCAAGATGATTTTGTACTTTCGACTTTGAGTAAGATGCTAATAAACAGAGATTTACTGAAAATTAAATTAAGTGCTGAGAAAATTTCGCCAGAAGAATCTCAATCTTTAAAAGAACAATTTGCTAACACGCATCATATTACGCAATTAGAAGCCGGATATTTTATTTTTAGAGGAAAAATAAAAAATCAGGCCTACAGTAAAGAAGCTGAACCAATACGAATTTTGAAAAAAGATAAAACAATTGAGGATGTTGTTGAAGCTTCTGATCAGCTGAATTTGAAATCGTTATCTAAATTGGTAACAAAATATTACATCTGTTTCCCAAAACAACTTATCTAA
- a CDS encoding GNAT family N-acetyltransferase: MNTVEIIPFSEELKEPIKTLNKEWLQKYFKVEEKDEIVLSNPQEEIIDKGGLIFYAKYKSEIIGTVSLMKIDHNTFELSKMAVSDKAQGLGIGNKLLIHCLAVAEENNIKTLILYSNRKLLPAIHLYEKFGFIEVPLGNVSYERADIKMEKIIP; this comes from the coding sequence ATGAATACCGTAGAAATCATTCCCTTTTCAGAAGAATTAAAAGAACCCATCAAGACTTTAAACAAAGAATGGCTTCAAAAATATTTTAAAGTTGAGGAAAAAGATGAAATAGTACTTTCGAATCCGCAGGAAGAAATCATTGATAAAGGCGGATTGATTTTCTATGCTAAATATAAAAGCGAAATTATTGGAACAGTTTCTCTAATGAAAATTGATCATAATACATTTGAATTGAGTAAAATGGCAGTTTCAGATAAAGCACAAGGTCTCGGAATTGGGAACAAATTACTCATTCATTGTTTGGCTGTAGCCGAAGAAAATAATATCAAAACGCTTATCTTATATTCGAACCGAAAATTACTTCCCGCAATTCATCTATACGAGAAATTCGGTTTTATCGAAGTTCCTTTAGGAAATGTAAGTTATGAAAGAGCCGACATTAAAATGGAAAAAATTATACCTTAA
- the lpxD gene encoding UDP-3-O-(3-hydroxymyristoyl)glucosamine N-acyltransferase, with protein sequence MKFTAEQIAGILEGEVVGNPNAEVSRLSKIEEGEEGSLTFLANPKYINYIYTTKASVTIVNDSFIPEQEITTTLIKVEDAYASFSKLLQFYNQVKLNKNGIEAQSFITEGTKYGENLYLGSFSYIGQNVVLGDNVKIYPNSFIGDNVVIGDNVYIFAGAKIYSETIIGNNCTIHSGTIIGADGFGFVPNEEGVYSKVPQIGNVVIEDNVDIGANTTIDRATLGSTIIRQGVKLDNQIQIAHNVEIGKNTVIAAQSGVAGSTKIGENCMIGGQVGIAGHLIIGNNVRLQAQSGVARNIKDDEILQGTPSLAYTDFNKSYVHFRNLPKIVAEIDELKKQIINPKNGNNG encoded by the coding sequence ATGAAATTTACAGCAGAACAAATAGCGGGAATTTTAGAAGGAGAAGTTGTTGGGAATCCCAATGCAGAAGTTTCTCGGCTGTCTAAAATAGAAGAAGGTGAGGAAGGATCGCTTACTTTTTTGGCTAATCCCAAATATATCAACTACATATATACTACAAAAGCGTCAGTTACTATAGTTAATGACAGTTTTATACCTGAACAGGAAATCACGACCACTTTAATAAAAGTAGAAGATGCTTATGCCTCTTTTTCTAAGCTTTTACAATTTTATAATCAGGTAAAATTGAATAAAAACGGAATAGAAGCGCAATCTTTTATAACTGAAGGTACTAAATACGGAGAGAATTTATATCTGGGAAGCTTTAGTTATATAGGGCAAAATGTGGTCTTAGGCGACAATGTAAAAATTTATCCAAACAGTTTTATTGGCGATAATGTTGTTATTGGCGATAATGTGTATATTTTTGCAGGCGCCAAAATTTATTCTGAAACTATAATTGGTAATAATTGTACCATTCATTCAGGAACCATTATTGGTGCTGATGGTTTTGGTTTTGTGCCAAATGAAGAAGGCGTCTATAGCAAGGTTCCTCAAATAGGGAATGTTGTTATTGAAGATAATGTAGATATAGGAGCAAATACCACGATAGACAGAGCAACTCTGGGTTCTACAATAATTAGACAAGGAGTTAAATTAGACAATCAAATTCAGATTGCCCATAATGTAGAAATTGGTAAAAATACTGTAATTGCAGCTCAATCAGGTGTTGCCGGTTCTACAAAAATAGGAGAAAACTGTATGATTGGCGGGCAAGTAGGTATCGCAGGCCACTTAATTATAGGTAACAATGTAAGATTGCAGGCCCAGTCAGGAGTTGCAAGAAACATTAAGGATGATGAAATATTGCAAGGGACGCCATCTCTTGCCTATACAGATTTTAATAAATCGTATGTGCATTTTAGAAATCTGCCTAAAATTGTAGCCGAAATTGATGAATTAAAAAAACAAATAATAAACCCAAAAAATGGAAATAATGGTTAA
- the tsaE gene encoding tRNA (adenosine(37)-N6)-threonylcarbamoyltransferase complex ATPase subunit type 1 TsaE codes for MNIVFSLDQIKEVAEKILAQNPNKIILFNGEMGVGKTTLIKQLCKSLGVEDATSSPTFSLVNEYYTSSNQIVYHFDFYRLNKETEALDMGVDDYLYSGNWCFIEWSEKIASLIPEEHSLVTIELLADGKRELKLE; via the coding sequence ATGAATATCGTTTTTTCATTAGATCAAATCAAAGAAGTAGCAGAGAAAATTTTAGCTCAAAACCCCAACAAAATCATTCTTTTTAATGGAGAAATGGGAGTTGGAAAAACTACTTTAATCAAACAACTTTGTAAAAGTCTTGGAGTTGAAGATGCTACAAGCAGCCCAACTTTTTCTTTAGTTAATGAATACTATACTTCTAGCAATCAGATCGTTTATCATTTTGATTTTTACAGATTGAATAAAGAAACTGAAGCTCTTGATATGGGCGTGGATGATTATTTGTATTCAGGAAATTGGTGTTTTATTGAATGGTCTGAAAAAATTGCTAGTTTAATTCCAGAAGAACATTCGCTCGTTACTATTGAGTTATTAGCAGATGGAAAAAGAGAATTGAAATTAGAATAA
- a CDS encoding UDP-3-O-(3-hydroxymyristoyl)glucosamine N-acyltransferase: MKFPKIHSLQEIANLLQCEFIGDPNFPVSGMNEIHVVEPGDIVFVDHPKYYDKALQSAATIVLINKKVDCPEGKALLISDDPFRDFNTLTKHFRPFQATSVSIALSATIGEGTVIQPNCFIGNNVTIGKNCLIHPNVTIYDHTVIGDNVMIHAGTILGADAFYYKKRPDGFDQLISGGRVVIEDNVGIGALCTIDKGVTGDTTIGEGTKLDNQVHVGHDTVIGKKCLIASQTGIAGCVIIEDEVTIWGQVGTTSGITIGAKAVIMGQTGVTKSVEGGKSYFGTPIEESREKLKQLANIKKIPEILNKLK; encoded by the coding sequence ATGAAATTTCCAAAGATTCATTCTTTACAAGAAATTGCAAATTTGCTTCAATGCGAATTTATAGGTGACCCAAACTTTCCGGTTTCAGGCATGAACGAAATACATGTTGTTGAGCCGGGAGATATAGTTTTTGTTGACCATCCAAAATATTATGACAAAGCTTTACAATCGGCCGCTACTATTGTTTTAATTAATAAAAAAGTAGATTGTCCGGAAGGTAAAGCTCTTTTGATTTCTGATGATCCTTTTAGAGATTTTAATACCCTGACCAAACATTTTAGACCTTTTCAGGCAACAAGCGTATCTATTGCTCTTTCTGCAACTATTGGAGAAGGAACTGTGATTCAGCCCAATTGCTTTATTGGCAATAATGTTACCATTGGTAAAAACTGTTTGATACATCCTAATGTTACAATTTACGATCATACAGTAATTGGTGATAATGTAATGATTCATGCGGGAACAATTTTAGGGGCCGATGCATTCTATTATAAAAAACGTCCTGATGGTTTCGATCAGTTAATTTCTGGCGGAAGAGTTGTTATCGAAGATAATGTAGGTATTGGCGCTCTTTGCACAATCGACAAAGGTGTTACAGGAGATACAACTATTGGAGAAGGTACAAAGCTGGATAATCAGGTGCATGTTGGACACGATACGGTAATTGGTAAAAAGTGTTTGATTGCTTCGCAAACTGGTATTGCCGGTTGTGTTATTATCGAGGATGAAGTTACTATTTGGGGACAAGTTGGTACTACAAGCGGTATCACGATAGGAGCGAAGGCTGTTATTATGGGACAAACAGGCGTTACCAAATCGGTTGAAGGAGGAAAATCTTATTTTGGTACTCCAATCGAAGAATCAAGAGAAAAGTTAAAACAATTAGCCAATATCAAAAAGATTCCTGAAATTTTAAATAAATTGAAGTAA
- a CDS encoding bifunctional UDP-3-O-[3-hydroxymyristoyl] N-acetylglucosamine deacetylase/3-hydroxyacyl-ACP dehydratase, which yields MVKQKTIKNEISLTGVGLHTGKEVTMTFKPAPINNGFTFVRVDLQGQPVIEADANYVVNTQRGTNLEKLGVKIQTPEHVLAALVGCDLDNVIIELNASELPIMDGSSKYFVEAIENAGVEEQDAKRNVYVVKEVISFTDETTGSEILVMPSDDYQVTAMVDFGTKVLGTQNATMKSIADFKDEIANSRTFSFLHELESLLENGLIKGGDLNNAIVYVDKEISEGTMENLKKAFGKDKISVKPNGVLDNLTLHYPNEAARHKLLDVVGDLSLIGVRIQGKIIANKPGHYVNTQFAKKLAKIIKIEQRNHVPVYDLNLEPLMDIHKIMAVLPHRPPFLLIDRIIEMSDSHVVGMKNVTMNENFFVGHFPEAPVMPGVLIVEAMAQTGGILVLSTVPDPENYLTYFMKIDNVKFKHKVLPGDTLIFKCELISPIRRGICHMQANAYANGKLVTEAELMAQIARKQ from the coding sequence ATGGTTAAACAGAAGACCATCAAAAATGAAATTTCACTAACAGGCGTTGGATTACACACTGGAAAAGAAGTTACAATGACTTTTAAACCAGCTCCAATTAATAATGGTTTCACTTTTGTAAGAGTTGATTTGCAAGGTCAACCAGTCATTGAGGCTGATGCTAATTATGTTGTTAATACTCAAAGAGGAACTAACTTAGAAAAATTAGGTGTAAAAATTCAAACTCCGGAACACGTTTTAGCTGCATTGGTTGGTTGCGATTTGGATAACGTTATTATTGAATTAAATGCTTCTGAACTTCCTATCATGGATGGTTCATCAAAATATTTTGTTGAAGCAATTGAAAATGCCGGTGTTGAAGAACAAGATGCTAAACGTAATGTTTATGTAGTAAAAGAAGTTATTTCGTTTACTGACGAAACTACAGGAAGCGAGATTTTGGTAATGCCAAGCGATGATTATCAGGTAACTGCAATGGTTGATTTTGGTACTAAAGTTTTAGGTACTCAAAATGCAACTATGAAAAGCATAGCCGATTTTAAAGATGAAATTGCTAATTCAAGAACTTTTAGTTTTTTACATGAATTAGAGTCTCTTTTAGAAAACGGATTAATTAAAGGTGGAGATTTAAATAATGCTATTGTATACGTAGATAAAGAAATATCTGAAGGTACAATGGAAAATTTAAAGAAAGCTTTTGGTAAAGACAAGATTTCAGTTAAACCAAATGGTGTTTTAGACAATCTTACTTTACATTATCCAAACGAAGCAGCAAGACACAAATTGCTTGATGTTGTAGGGGATTTATCTTTGATTGGTGTTAGAATTCAGGGAAAAATTATTGCTAATAAACCAGGGCACTATGTAAATACGCAGTTTGCCAAAAAATTAGCAAAAATTATTAAAATTGAACAAAGAAATCATGTTCCGGTTTATGATTTAAATCTGGAACCATTGATGGATATTCATAAAATTATGGCAGTTTTACCACATAGACCTCCATTTTTGTTAATTGACAGAATTATAGAAATGTCTGATAGTCATGTTGTGGGAATGAAGAATGTAACGATGAATGAAAACTTCTTCGTAGGTCATTTTCCTGAAGCTCCGGTTATGCCAGGTGTATTAATTGTTGAAGCAATGGCGCAAACAGGAGGGATTTTAGTACTAAGCACTGTTCCGGATCCTGAAAATTATTTGACATATTTCATGAAAATTGATAATGTTAAATTCAAGCATAAAGTATTGCCGGGTGATACCTTAATTTTCAAATGCGAATTGATTTCTCCTATCAGAAGAGGAATCTGTCATATGCAGGCAAATGCGTACGCAAACGGAAAGTTGGTAACAGAGGCAGAATTAATGGCTCAAATTGCAAGAAAACAATAA
- a CDS encoding bifunctional response regulator/alkaline phosphatase family protein, which produces MDKIKILWVDDEIDLLKPHILFLEKKNYAVTTCNNGLDAIALFEEDNFDIVFLDENMPGMSGLETLSEMKEKKSAIPMIMITKSEEEYIMEEAIGSKIADYLIKPVNPNQILLSLKKNLDHSRLISEKTTLDYQKEFRKIAMEMAMVNSYEDWVELYKKLIFWELELENINDQGMIEILESQKVEANSQFGKYIERNYEDWFAPKADKPIQSHNLFKELVVAEIKKKDKPILFVVIDNLRYDQWKSFETVVANYYKLEKEVPYFSILPTATQYARNAIFSGLLPTEMEKQFPQYWKNDVEDGGKNLYEAEFLSAQLKRLGLNIKEDYFKITNYAGGKKLAENFKALKGNDLVTVVYNFVDMLSHAKTEMDVVKELASDDKAYRSLTLSWFKNSPLLEIIQQAQLLGFKLILTTDHGTINVKNPSKVVGDKNTSLNLRYKTGRSLTYEQKDVYVVKEPKDIGLPAINMSSSFIFAKNDFFLAYVNNYNHYVSYYRNTYQHGGISLEEMIIPFLVFNPK; this is translated from the coding sequence ATGGATAAGATAAAAATACTTTGGGTCGATGATGAAATCGATCTTTTGAAACCACATATATTATTTCTGGAGAAAAAAAACTACGCTGTAACTACTTGTAATAACGGTTTAGATGCTATTGCTTTATTCGAAGAAGACAATTTTGATATTGTTTTTTTGGATGAAAATATGCCCGGAATGAGCGGCCTGGAAACACTTTCTGAAATGAAAGAAAAAAAATCAGCCATTCCGATGATTATGATTACCAAAAGCGAAGAAGAATATATAATGGAAGAAGCCATTGGTTCTAAAATCGCTGATTATTTGATAAAACCGGTAAATCCGAATCAGATTTTACTTAGCTTAAAGAAAAACCTCGATCATTCAAGATTGATTTCTGAAAAAACAACGCTGGATTATCAAAAGGAATTTAGAAAAATCGCTATGGAAATGGCAATGGTTAATTCCTATGAAGATTGGGTAGAATTGTATAAAAAACTAATTTTCTGGGAACTTGAACTAGAAAACATCAATGATCAGGGAATGATTGAAATCCTTGAATCTCAAAAAGTTGAAGCCAATTCCCAATTCGGAAAATACATCGAAAGAAATTATGAAGACTGGTTTGCTCCAAAAGCAGATAAACCCATTCAGTCCCACAATTTATTTAAGGAATTAGTTGTTGCTGAAATCAAAAAGAAAGACAAACCAATTTTGTTCGTTGTAATTGATAATTTACGTTACGACCAATGGAAATCCTTCGAAACCGTCGTGGCAAATTATTATAAATTAGAAAAAGAAGTTCCTTATTTCTCTATACTTCCAACAGCAACACAATATGCCAGAAATGCTATTTTCTCTGGTTTATTACCTACAGAAATGGAAAAGCAATTTCCGCAGTACTGGAAAAATGACGTTGAAGACGGCGGAAAAAACCTTTACGAAGCCGAATTTCTTTCAGCTCAATTAAAACGTTTGGGTTTAAATATTAAAGAAGATTACTTTAAAATCACCAATTACGCGGGCGGAAAAAAACTAGCCGAAAACTTCAAAGCTCTAAAAGGTAATGATTTAGTTACCGTAGTATACAATTTTGTTGATATGCTGTCTCACGCAAAAACCGAAATGGATGTTGTAAAAGAACTAGCTTCTGATGATAAAGCGTATCGCTCACTAACATTAAGCTGGTTTAAAAATTCTCCGCTTTTAGAAATTATTCAACAAGCACAACTTTTAGGTTTCAAATTGATCCTGACTACAGATCACGGAACAATTAATGTAAAAAACCCGTCAAAAGTGGTTGGAGATAAAAATACAAGTTTAAATTTGCGCTATAAAACAGGTCGTAGTTTAACATACGAACAAAAAGATGTTTACGTCGTAAAAGAACCAAAAGATATTGGTTTACCAGCAATAAACATGAGTAGTTCGTTTATTTTTGCTAAAAATGATTTCTTTTTAGCCTACGTAAACAACTACAATCATTATGTGAGTTATTACAGAAATACGTACCAACATGGCGGAATTTCATTAGAAGAAATGATTATCCCTTTTTTAGTATTTAACCCTAAGTAA
- a CDS encoding nuclear transport factor 2 family protein, with the protein MSIKEFVQKFYKSDALIDSEIMKTYLHPEVKLDWHSTKGLIEMDYNSMLDMANELSRAYVRSKVRISHILAEDDLVSIRYSHFVKTIENPREEMLLAHFSTIWQIKDDKLYRGYQMSQFS; encoded by the coding sequence ATGTCTATTAAAGAATTTGTTCAAAAATTTTATAAGTCAGACGCCTTAATTGATAGCGAAATAATGAAAACTTATTTGCATCCCGAGGTAAAATTAGACTGGCATAGTACCAAAGGATTAATCGAAATGGATTATAATTCGATGTTGGATATGGCCAACGAACTTAGTCGCGCATACGTTCGGTCAAAAGTAAGAATAAGCCACATTTTAGCCGAAGATGATTTGGTTTCAATACGATATTCTCATTTTGTGAAAACGATTGAGAACCCAAGAGAAGAGATGTTATTGGCCCATTTTTCTACAATTTGGCAAATAAAAGATGATAAATTGTATCGCGGTTATCAAATGAGTCAATTTTCTTAA
- the efp gene encoding elongation factor P encodes MASTSDIRNGLCIKFNHDIYKIVEFLHVKPGKGPAFVRTKLRSLTTGRVLDNTFSAGHKIDDVRVETHNYQFLYAEGDEFHFMNTESFEQISLNKNILDAPGLLKEGTSVMVQVNTETDLPLSVDMPSSVILEVTYAEPGVKGNTATNATKSATVETGASVNVPLFINEGDKIKIDTASGNYMERVKE; translated from the coding sequence ATGGCATCTACATCAGATATTAGAAACGGATTGTGTATTAAATTCAATCACGATATTTATAAAATCGTTGAATTTCTTCACGTAAAACCTGGAAAAGGACCTGCTTTCGTAAGAACAAAATTAAGAAGTTTAACTACAGGAAGAGTATTAGATAATACATTCTCTGCAGGACATAAAATTGATGATGTGCGTGTTGAAACGCATAATTACCAGTTTTTATATGCTGAAGGAGATGAGTTTCATTTTATGAATACAGAGTCTTTTGAGCAAATTTCTTTGAACAAAAACATCTTAGATGCTCCGGGATTATTGAAAGAAGGTACAAGTGTAATGGTTCAGGTAAATACTGAAACTGATTTGCCTTTATCTGTAGATATGCCATCTTCTGTAATTCTTGAAGTTACTTATGCTGAGCCGGGTGTAAAAGGAAACACAGCTACAAATGCTACAAAATCTGCTACGGTAGAAACTGGAGCTTCTGTAAACGTTCCGTTGTTCATCAACGAAGGTGATAAAATTAAAATTGATACCGCTTCTGGTAATTACATGGAGCGTGTAAAAGAGTAG
- the lpxA gene encoding acyl-ACP--UDP-N-acetylglucosamine O-acyltransferase, whose translation MNQPLAYVHPGAKIAKNVVIEPFTTIHNNVIIGDGTWIGSNVTIMEGARIGKNCNIFPGAVISAVPQDLKFGGEDSLAIIGDNCTIRECVTINRGTVASGQTILGNNCLVMAYAHIAHDCEIGNNAIIVNGVALAGHVVVGNHAVIGGLAAIHQFIHIGDHAMISGGSLVRKDVPPYTKAAKEPLSYVGINSVGLRRRGFSTEKIREIQEIYRILYQKNYNTTQALSIIEAEMEATPERDEILDFIRNSSRGIMKGYSGNY comes from the coding sequence ATGAATCAACCATTAGCATATGTTCATCCCGGCGCGAAAATCGCTAAAAACGTTGTAATTGAGCCTTTTACAACAATTCACAATAATGTTATTATTGGTGATGGTACGTGGATTGGTTCAAATGTAACCATCATGGAAGGTGCGCGAATTGGAAAAAATTGTAATATTTTTCCAGGAGCAGTAATTTCTGCAGTGCCACAAGATTTAAAATTTGGAGGAGAAGATTCTTTAGCTATTATAGGTGATAATTGTACTATTAGAGAATGTGTAACTATCAATAGAGGTACAGTTGCTTCAGGACAAACAATTTTAGGTAATAACTGTTTAGTTATGGCTTATGCTCACATTGCACACGATTGCGAAATTGGCAATAATGCTATTATCGTAAATGGCGTTGCTTTGGCAGGTCACGTTGTAGTGGGTAATCACGCCGTTATTGGTGGTTTAGCAGCTATTCATCAGTTTATTCATATTGGAGATCATGCTATGATTTCTGGTGGATCATTGGTTAGAAAAGATGTTCCGCCATACACAAAAGCAGCAAAAGAACCTTTGTCGTACGTAGGAATCAATTCTGTAGGTTTGAGAAGAAGAGGATTTAGTACTGAAAAAATTAGAGAAATTCAGGAAATTTACAGAATTTTATACCAAAAGAATTACAATACAACACAAGCTTTAAGTATTATTGAAGCTGAAATGGAAGCTACTCCTGAGAGAGATGAAATTCTGGATTTTATCAGAAATTCATCACGAGGAATTATGAAAGGTTATTCAGGAAATTATTAA
- a CDS encoding alanine dehydrogenase — translation MSITLTPFTKQQLLPQEEKLEVGRFKRELFIGIPKETSYQERRICLTPDAVNSLTYEGHRVMIESGAGESSSYSDKEYSDAGAEVTKDTKKVFGCPMLLKVEPPTIAEIKMINPETIIISAIQLKTKKKEYFEALAQKKITALAFEYIKDEDGSYPAVKSLSEIAGTASVLIAAELMITNEFGKGLLFGNITGVPPTEVVILGAGTVGEFAAKTAIGLGANVKVFDNSITKLRRLQNNLNQRIFTSTVQQKALLKALRRCDVAIGAMRGKERCPIIVTETMVEHMKKGAVIVDVSIDTGGCFETSEVTTHEKPTFIKSNVLHYCVPNIPSRYSKTASLSISNILTPYLLQIAEDGGLESAIRCNKGLKNGIYLYHGILTNKAIGEWFDLPDNDINLLVF, via the coding sequence ATGTCAATCACCTTAACTCCATTTACGAAACAACAATTGTTGCCACAAGAAGAAAAACTTGAAGTTGGCCGATTCAAAAGAGAACTTTTTATAGGAATTCCTAAAGAAACAAGTTATCAGGAACGTCGTATTTGCTTAACTCCAGACGCCGTCAACTCTTTGACTTATGAAGGTCATCGCGTTATGATTGAATCCGGAGCCGGAGAAAGTTCCAGTTATTCTGACAAAGAATATTCTGATGCGGGCGCGGAAGTAACAAAAGATACCAAGAAAGTTTTTGGATGTCCGATGTTGCTAAAAGTAGAACCGCCTACTATAGCAGAAATTAAAATGATCAATCCTGAAACGATTATTATTTCGGCTATTCAGTTAAAAACCAAAAAGAAAGAATATTTCGAAGCTTTGGCGCAGAAAAAAATTACTGCACTTGCTTTTGAATATATCAAAGATGAAGACGGATCTTATCCTGCTGTAAAATCACTAAGCGAAATTGCAGGAACAGCTTCTGTACTTATTGCAGCAGAATTAATGATTACAAACGAATTCGGAAAAGGACTTTTATTCGGAAACATTACCGGCGTCCCTCCTACCGAAGTTGTAATTTTAGGTGCCGGAACAGTTGGTGAATTTGCTGCTAAAACCGCTATTGGTTTGGGAGCAAATGTAAAGGTTTTCGATAATTCGATTACAAAATTACGTCGTTTACAAAACAACTTAAATCAAAGAATTTTCACTTCTACAGTACAACAAAAAGCATTATTAAAGGCATTAAGACGTTGTGATGTCGCTATTGGAGCTATGCGTGGCAAAGAACGCTGTCCTATTATAGTGACAGAAACAATGGTAGAGCACATGAAAAAAGGTGCCGTAATTGTTGATGTTAGTATCGATACCGGAGGATGTTTTGAAACATCGGAAGTTACCACTCACGAAAAACCAACTTTTATCAAGAGTAATGTTTTACATTACTGTGTACCAAATATTCCGTCAAGATACTCCAAAACAGCCTCATTATCAATAAGCAACATTTTAACTCCTTACTTACTGCAAATAGCTGAAGATGGTGGTCTTGAAAGCGCCATAAGATGCAATAAAGGTTTAAAAAACGGAATTTACCTCTATCACGGAATTTTAACCAACAAAGCAATTGGCGAATGGTTTGATTTACCGGATAACGACATCAATTTACTTGTATTTTAA